In Lactococcus garvieae subsp. garvieae, the following proteins share a genomic window:
- a CDS encoding diacylglycerol/lipid kinase family protein gives MIYYILANPNAGSRKGERSLKLLLPYLEKEGLSYKLFATEHTGQEASFIQKILEEKSTEDQLIILGGDGTISLALNALPDDLPFGYIPSGSGNDFARSLGLSFDPIQAFKNICQNKTKDFYVIHYKSQSFSGYALNNVGIGLDAAIVKATNGGRMKNMLNALKLGRLSYFLTALHVLFSKKPFEISVYNMKNAFKFDNAFLLTFTKHPYFGGGIQIAPEATNLSKEIHLVELDRYSIPKIFSLIPSVLKAKHLDNNLFHHSVSTAAAVTPQSVQPVQIDGESFTIQANDTLTLTSEKRKIIC, from the coding sequence ATGATTTATTACATTCTTGCCAATCCCAATGCCGGTTCACGCAAAGGGGAACGTTCATTGAAACTTTTATTGCCCTATCTTGAAAAAGAGGGCCTCTCTTATAAACTCTTTGCGACCGAACATACTGGGCAAGAAGCGTCTTTTATCCAAAAAATTCTAGAAGAGAAATCAACCGAAGACCAGCTTATTATTTTAGGTGGGGATGGCACCATATCTTTGGCACTAAATGCCTTGCCTGACGACCTGCCCTTCGGTTACATCCCTTCAGGTTCAGGTAATGATTTTGCCCGGAGTTTAGGGCTTTCTTTTGATCCTATCCAAGCCTTCAAGAACATTTGTCAAAATAAAACTAAAGACTTTTACGTTATACATTATAAGTCGCAATCCTTTTCCGGTTATGCGCTTAATAATGTAGGCATCGGTTTAGATGCGGCCATCGTCAAAGCGACCAATGGTGGACGTATGAAAAACATGCTTAATGCTCTCAAGTTAGGCAGGCTTTCTTACTTTCTGACTGCCCTTCATGTTTTATTCAGCAAAAAACCTTTTGAGATTAGCGTTTATAATATGAAAAATGCTTTTAAATTTGATAATGCCTTTCTTTTGACCTTTACGAAACATCCTTATTTTGGTGGGGGGATCCAGATTGCGCCAGAAGCAACTAATCTCAGCAAAGAAATTCATTTGGTTGAGTTGGACAGATACAGTATCCCAAAAATATTTTCTTTAATTCCTAGTGTGCTTAAGGCCAAGCATTTAGACAATAACCTTTTCCACCATAGTGTTTCCACAGCAGCTGCAGTAACGCCGCAGTCTGTTCAACCCGTTCAAATCGATGGCGAGTCTTTCACAATTCAAGCCAATGACACGTTGACTCTCACTTCTGAAAAACGAAAGATTATTTGTTAA
- a CDS encoding adaptor protein MecA gives MQYEEINEKTIKISLTFQDLVDHDVKLSDFFTNQSMVENLFYELVEELGLEERFSSGLLTFQIQPFPKGVNIIVTEENIDIDPNNLPDDPEEFEQLMTDFFGRVEDLKQNGGTMADTSTTETKETKVENKPDPDFVFYSLEFENMSQLLTAVKNVKIDAEESELYSYQDKFYLIILDNQKSKGKTAVSSMRARMLEYGQETVNSRETLQEYGEILINTRALEVLSKI, from the coding sequence ATGCAATACGAAGAAATAAACGAAAAAACGATAAAGATTAGCCTAACCTTTCAAGATTTGGTTGATCATGATGTCAAACTCTCTGATTTTTTTACTAACCAGTCGATGGTTGAAAATCTTTTTTATGAATTAGTAGAAGAACTGGGACTTGAGGAAAGATTCTCATCAGGACTTTTAACTTTCCAAATTCAACCTTTCCCTAAAGGGGTGAATATCATTGTTACCGAGGAAAATATTGATATTGATCCCAATAATCTCCCGGATGATCCTGAAGAATTTGAGCAGCTGATGACGGATTTCTTTGGGCGTGTGGAAGATTTAAAACAAAATGGCGGAACAATGGCAGATACAAGTACAACTGAAACGAAAGAAACAAAAGTAGAAAATAAACCAGACCCAGATTTTGTCTTCTATTCTCTAGAATTTGAAAATATGTCTCAACTTTTGACAGCTGTAAAAAATGTTAAAATTGATGCAGAAGAGTCTGAACTTTACAGTTACCAAGATAAGTTTTATTTGATTATTTTGGACAATCAAAAATCAAAAGGAAAAACAGCCGTAAGTTCGATGCGTGCTCGAATGTTAGAATATGGCCAGGAAACGGTCAACAGTCGTGAAACCCTACAAGAATACGGCGAGATACTAATCAATACGCGTGCTTTGGAAGTTCTCTCAAAAATTTAA
- a CDS encoding glycosyltransferase family 4 protein, with the protein MIDTIKEIPIKGIPFTVEFFIVLFVTFGMSLIFTPLMTFVSRRIGAVDKPNKRRVNTKIMPSAGGLAIFASFAIATLFILPMIVYPQLPLMSPQQLAAGMKPHFVTYTSYIVPFIVAGGIVVLTGLIDDIKEISPKMKMTGLLLAASITWFFTHARFDNLKIPFGGPFLVFPAWLSFIFTVFWIVSITNAVNLIDGLDGLASGVSVISLFTMGIVSYFFLPGSSIFLPITIFTLVAAIMGFFPYNYHPAIIYLGDTGALFLGFMISVVSLQGLKNATAVAVLTPLLILGVPLTDTIVAMVRRKLNNQRISSADKMHLHHRLMYIGFTHRGAVLVIYGIAGIFAFISLILQVSSRIGGIFLIIALLLGLGLFIDLVGILGKDRQPFLNVLRFIGSSEYREQVISKKHKRKYKHDKTERK; encoded by the coding sequence ATGATAGATACTATAAAAGAAATCCCGATTAAGGGGATTCCCTTCACAGTAGAGTTCTTCATCGTGCTCTTCGTGACATTTGGAATGTCCTTGATTTTCACACCCTTAATGACCTTTGTTTCACGCCGAATTGGAGCTGTAGACAAGCCCAATAAGCGACGTGTCAATACGAAAATAATGCCCTCGGCAGGTGGTTTAGCTATTTTTGCATCCTTTGCAATTGCGACACTTTTTATCCTCCCGATGATTGTTTACCCACAACTTCCCCTAATGAGTCCCCAACAATTGGCGGCAGGAATGAAGCCTCATTTTGTGACTTATACTAGCTACATTGTACCTTTTATTGTAGCAGGGGGTATTGTTGTTCTGACGGGACTCATTGACGACATCAAAGAAATTTCCCCTAAGATGAAGATGACGGGGTTGCTTCTCGCTGCGTCAATTACATGGTTTTTTACCCATGCACGCTTTGACAATCTTAAAATCCCCTTTGGCGGTCCTTTTCTTGTGTTTCCTGCTTGGCTCTCCTTTATTTTTACCGTTTTTTGGATTGTTTCGATTACAAATGCGGTCAATTTGATTGATGGCCTAGATGGTTTAGCCAGTGGTGTCTCTGTGATTTCGCTGTTTACCATGGGTATTGTGTCCTACTTCTTTTTACCAGGATCAAGTATCTTCTTACCTATCACTATTTTTACCTTAGTTGCCGCCATTATGGGATTCTTCCCGTATAACTATCACCCAGCGATTATCTATCTGGGAGATACCGGCGCACTGTTCTTGGGCTTTATGATATCGGTTGTCTCCTTGCAAGGTTTAAAAAATGCAACGGCAGTAGCAGTCCTGACACCACTTTTGATTTTAGGAGTGCCACTAACAGATACTATCGTAGCAATGGTGCGGCGAAAACTGAACAATCAAAGAATTTCCAGTGCAGATAAAATGCACCTGCACCATCGCTTGATGTACATTGGCTTTACGCATCGAGGCGCCGTATTAGTTATTTATGGCATAGCTGGGATTTTTGCCTTCATTTCCTTGATCCTGCAAGTTTCTAGCCGGATTGGTGGAATATTCTTAATTATTGCTTTGCTGCTTGGACTGGGACTCTTTATTGACTTGGTCGGTATACTTGGCAAAGATCGCCAACCTTTTCTTAATGTTTTGAGGTTTATTGGCAGTTCTGAGTATCGAGAGCAAGTCATAAGTAAGAAACATAAAAGAAAATATAAACACGACAAAACAGAACGGAAATGA
- the rpoB gene encoding DNA-directed RNA polymerase subunit beta encodes MAGHDVKYGKHRTRRSFSRIKEVIGLPNLIEVQTASYQNFLDEGLANVFKEMFPIDNFAGTMELEFVGYEMKAPKYTVDEARAHDANYSAPIHVTFRLVNKETGELKTQEVFFGDFPLMTEMGTFINNGSERLIVSQLVRSPGSYFHLKTDKNGLESYGHTTIPNRGAWFELDTDAKGVGYVRIDRTRKLTFTTMLRALGFGSDDEILELMGPSELLNTTLGKDVHKNPSDTRVEEALKDIYDRLRPGEPKTADSSRGLLIARFFDPRRYDFAPVGRYKFNKKLALKNRILGLTLAEPIVDPETGEILVESDTLVTRDVLDSIENLLDNGLNTTVYQPSDDAVIPEPIELQTLKVYSPKDPERVVTLISNGQIPAENRVLMPADVIANINYWLGLSEGIGKVDDIDHLGNRRIRSVGELLQNQVRIGLSRMERVIRERMSSSENENMTPQGLINIRPVTAAIKEFFGSSQLSQFMDQHNPLSELSHKRRFSALGPGGISRDRASYEVRDVHYTHYGRMCPIETPEGPNIGLINNLSSYAKINEYGFIMSPYRHIDRATGTVTDEVEYLTADEEDNYTVAQANSPLTDDNKFVNDTVMARHVGNNIEVDASTADYMDVSPKQVIAVAAACIPFLENDDSNRALMGANMQRQAVPLIDPHAPWIGTGMEHQTARDSGAAVIAKHDGTVEYVDADEIRVRRTSGELDIYNIMKYRRSNSGTSYNQRPLAELGDKVEAGDIIGDGPSMENGEMALGQNPLVAYMTWEGYNFEDAIIMSERLIKDDVYTSIAIEEYESETRDTKLGPEEITREIPNIGDEALKNLDEDGIIRIGAEVEDGDLLVGKVTPKGETDPTPEERLLRAIFGEKAREVRDTSLRVPHGGGGIVHDVRVFTRENGDELPSGVNKLVRVFISQKRKIHVGDKMAGRHGNKGVVSNIVPVEDMPYLPDGTPIDIMLNPLGVPSRMNIGQVMELHLGMAARTLGIHIASPVFDGASDEDIWNTVKEAGMAEDAKTVLYDGRTGEAFDNRISVGVMYMIKLHHMVDDKLHARSVGPYSLVTQQPLGGKAQFGGQRFGEMEVWALEAYGAANVLQEILTYKSDDVIGRTRAYEAIVKGERIPKPGLPESFRVLVKELQALGMDLKVLDGEKNVLDLRELDDEIEVRQENIDITPEMLEAQEQIVTEAVETEQALISEAKEEK; translated from the coding sequence TTGGCAGGACATGACGTAAAATACGGTAAACACCGTACAAGACGCAGTTTTTCACGAATCAAAGAAGTAATTGGTTTGCCGAACTTGATCGAAGTTCAAACAGCAAGTTACCAAAACTTCCTTGACGAAGGTTTGGCTAACGTCTTCAAAGAAATGTTTCCAATTGACAACTTTGCGGGCACAATGGAGCTTGAATTTGTTGGATATGAAATGAAAGCCCCTAAATACACTGTGGATGAAGCCCGTGCTCACGATGCAAACTATTCTGCACCGATTCATGTGACTTTCCGCCTTGTAAATAAAGAAACAGGCGAATTGAAAACACAAGAAGTTTTCTTCGGTGATTTCCCACTTATGACTGAGATGGGTACCTTCATCAATAACGGTTCTGAACGTTTGATCGTTAGCCAGTTGGTACGTAGCCCAGGTTCATACTTCCACCTTAAAACAGATAAAAATGGTCTGGAATCTTATGGTCATACAACGATTCCTAACCGTGGTGCGTGGTTTGAATTAGATACAGACGCTAAAGGTGTTGGTTATGTACGTATCGACCGTACACGTAAGTTAACATTTACAACAATGTTGCGTGCACTTGGTTTTGGTAGTGACGATGAAATTCTTGAACTTATGGGACCAAGCGAACTCCTCAATACAACATTGGGCAAAGATGTTCACAAAAACCCATCAGACACTCGTGTTGAAGAAGCACTTAAAGACATCTATGACCGCCTCCGTCCTGGTGAGCCTAAAACAGCGGACAGCTCTCGTGGACTTTTAATTGCGCGTTTCTTCGACCCACGTCGCTACGACTTTGCACCTGTAGGTCGTTATAAATTTAATAAGAAGCTTGCGCTTAAAAACCGTATCCTCGGTTTGACTTTGGCAGAGCCAATCGTTGACCCTGAAACAGGCGAAATTCTCGTTGAATCTGATACGCTCGTAACACGTGACGTTTTAGATTCAATCGAAAACCTTTTGGATAATGGGCTCAATACAACAGTTTATCAACCATCTGACGATGCTGTTATTCCTGAACCAATTGAACTTCAAACCTTAAAAGTTTACTCTCCAAAAGATCCAGAACGTGTCGTAACATTGATTTCTAACGGTCAAATTCCTGCAGAAAATCGTGTATTGATGCCAGCAGATGTGATTGCTAACATCAACTACTGGTTAGGTCTTTCTGAAGGCATTGGTAAAGTTGACGATATCGACCACTTAGGAAACCGTCGTATCCGTTCAGTTGGTGAATTGCTTCAAAACCAAGTGCGTATCGGTCTTTCACGTATGGAACGTGTTATCCGTGAACGTATGTCATCTTCTGAAAATGAAAATATGACACCTCAAGGATTGATTAACATTCGTCCTGTAACAGCTGCAATCAAAGAATTCTTTGGTTCTTCACAGTTGTCACAATTCATGGACCAACACAATCCTTTGTCAGAGCTTTCACACAAACGCCGTTTCTCTGCCTTAGGTCCTGGTGGTATCTCACGTGACCGTGCTTCATATGAAGTACGTGACGTACACTACACTCACTATGGCCGTATGTGTCCGATTGAAACACCTGAGGGTCCAAATATCGGGTTGATCAACAACTTGTCATCTTATGCCAAAATCAATGAATATGGTTTCATCATGTCACCATACCGTCATATTGATCGTGCAACGGGAACAGTTACGGATGAAGTAGAGTATCTAACAGCTGACGAAGAGGACAATTATACAGTTGCCCAAGCTAACTCACCATTGACTGATGACAACAAATTTGTCAACGACACTGTAATGGCCCGTCACGTGGGTAACAATATTGAAGTGGATGCTTCAACTGCGGACTATATGGACGTTTCACCTAAACAGGTTATCGCCGTAGCAGCCGCTTGTATTCCTTTCTTGGAAAACGATGACTCCAACCGTGCCCTTATGGGTGCCAACATGCAACGTCAAGCCGTTCCATTGATTGATCCACATGCACCTTGGATTGGTACAGGTATGGAACATCAAACAGCACGTGACTCAGGTGCTGCTGTGATCGCTAAACATGACGGTACTGTTGAATATGTAGATGCTGACGAAATCCGTGTACGTCGTACATCAGGTGAGCTTGATATCTATAACATCATGAAATACCGCCGTTCAAACTCAGGAACTTCATATAACCAACGTCCACTTGCGGAACTTGGTGATAAAGTTGAAGCAGGCGACATCATTGGTGATGGCCCATCAATGGAAAATGGGGAAATGGCGCTTGGCCAAAACCCACTCGTTGCTTATATGACTTGGGAAGGTTATAACTTCGAGGATGCCATCATCATGTCTGAACGTTTGATTAAAGATGACGTTTATACATCTATTGCTATCGAAGAGTATGAATCAGAAACACGCGATACAAAGCTTGGCCCTGAAGAAATTACACGCGAAATTCCAAATATTGGTGATGAAGCCCTCAAAAACTTGGACGAAGACGGTATCATCCGTATTGGTGCTGAGGTTGAAGATGGAGACTTGCTCGTTGGTAAAGTCACACCAAAAGGTGAAACTGATCCAACACCTGAAGAACGTCTTCTTCGTGCCATCTTTGGTGAAAAAGCGCGTGAAGTTCGTGATACATCACTCCGTGTACCACACGGAGGTGGCGGTATCGTCCACGATGTGCGTGTCTTTACACGTGAAAATGGTGATGAGTTGCCATCAGGTGTGAACAAGTTGGTCCGTGTCTTCATCTCACAAAAACGTAAAATCCACGTTGGGGATAAGATGGCCGGACGTCACGGTAACAAGGGTGTCGTTTCAAATATCGTTCCTGTAGAGGATATGCCTTACTTACCAGACGGTACACCAATCGATATCATGTTGAATCCATTGGGTGTCCCTTCTCGTATGAATATCGGACAAGTTATGGAGCTTCACTTAGGTATGGCTGCACGTACATTGGGTATTCACATTGCATCACCGGTCTTCGATGGTGCAAGCGATGAAGATATCTGGAACACAGTGAAGGAAGCTGGGATGGCTGAAGATGCCAAAACAGTACTTTATGACGGACGTACAGGTGAAGCCTTTGATAACCGTATCTCTGTCGGTGTCATGTACATGATCAAACTTCACCACATGGTTGATGATAAACTTCACGCACGTAGTGTTGGTCCTTACTCACTCGTTACACAACAACCGCTCGGTGGTAAAGCACAGTTCGGTGGACAACGTTTCGGGGAAATGGAAGTTTGGGCCCTTGAAGCATATGGTGCTGCAAATGTTCTCCAAGAAATCTTGACTTACAAGTCAGATGATGTGATTGGACGTACCCGTGCCTATGAAGCGATCGTGAAAGGTGAACGTATTCCTAAACCAGGTCTTCCTGAATCATTCCGTGTCCTTGTAAAAGAATTGCAAGCACTTGGTATGGATCTTAAAGTTCTTGATGGTGAGAAAAACGTCCTTGATCTTCGTGAACTGGATGATGAAATCGAAGTTCGTCAAGAAAATATTGACATTACGCCAGAAATGCTTGAAGCTCAGGAACAAATTGTTACTGAAGCAGTGGAAACTGAACAAGCATTGATTAGCGAAGCAAAAGAAGAAAAATAA
- the rpoC gene encoding DNA-directed RNA polymerase subunit beta': MVDVNKFESMRIGIASPQKIRYWSFGEVKKPETINYRTQKPEREGLFDERIFGPQKDWECACGKLKGVFYKNQVCELCGVQVTTAKSRRERMGHIELAAPTSHIWYFKGIPSRMGLALDMSPRALEEVIYFASYVVIDPKETDLEKKQLLTEREYREQLLKNGFGSFVAKMGAEAIQDLLNDVDIDAEVAELKEELKNVSGQRRVKIIRRLDVLTAFKKSGNKLAWMVLNVLPVIPPDLRPMVQLDGGRFATSDLNDLYRRVINRNNRLKRLMELNAPNIIVQNEKRMLQEAVDTLIDNGRRGRPITGAGNRPLKSLSHMLKGKQGRFRQNLLGKRVDYSGRSVIAVGPTLKMYQCGVPREMAIELFKPFVMSELVKREMAANIRAAKRKVERQDAEVWDVLEDVVKEHPVLLNRAPTLHRLGIQAFEPVLIDGRAMRLHPLACEAYNADFDGDQMAIHVPLSEEAQAEARLLMLAAEHILNPKDGKPVVTPSQDMVLGNYYLTMEAKGREGEGMIFSNPEEVEIAMRNGYVHLHTRIGIATQSMNKPWTEFQKGKILITTVGKVMFNSIMPEGNEIYPEGMPYLNENTDENITTQTDDRFFMEPGEDIHKRLAEIDTVLPFKKKHLGNIIAEVFKRYRTTTTSEFLDLLKNLGYHQSTLAGLTVGIADIPVVPEKAEIIGAAHKRVEQITKQFRRGLITDDERYNAVTDVWRGAKDTLEKRLIEEQDLTNPIVMMMDSGARGNISNFSQLAGMRGLMAAPNGRIMELPIISNFREGLSVLEMFFSTHGARKGMTDTALKTADSGYLTRRLVDVAQDVIIREVDCGTDRGLLISDIATGKEMVEPLVERLEGRYTRKTVVHPETGEVIIGDDQLITEDIAKQIVAAGIKEVTIRSVFTCKTPHGVCKHCYGKNLATGEAVEVGEAVGTIAAQSIGEPGTQLTMRTFHTGGVASSSDITQGLPRVQEIFEARNPKGEAIITEVTGTVESIVEDAATRTREITVKGKTDTRSYTVSMADVLMVEEGEFIHRGHQLIQGSIEPKHLLQVRDALSVETYLLGEVQKTYRSQGVEIGDKHIEVMVRQMLRKVRVMDTGDVDILPGGLMDISDFEKINEEALLSGKTPATARPVLMGITKASLETNSFLSAASFQETTRVLTDAAIHGKEDHLLGLKENVIIGKIIPAGTGMFRYRNLEPLSDLSNAPEVTVSETEIEEVK; this comes from the coding sequence TTGGTCGATGTAAATAAATTTGAGAGCATGCGAATTGGTATCGCATCTCCACAAAAAATTCGTTACTGGTCATTTGGTGAAGTCAAAAAACCAGAAACCATCAACTATCGTACGCAAAAACCTGAACGCGAAGGTCTCTTCGATGAGCGTATCTTTGGTCCACAAAAGGACTGGGAATGTGCTTGTGGTAAGCTTAAAGGCGTTTTCTACAAAAACCAAGTCTGCGAACTCTGTGGTGTTCAAGTAACGACAGCTAAATCACGTCGTGAACGTATGGGACACATCGAGTTGGCAGCACCAACTTCACACATCTGGTATTTCAAAGGGATTCCATCACGTATGGGGCTTGCACTTGATATGAGCCCACGTGCTCTTGAAGAAGTTATTTACTTCGCAAGTTATGTCGTTATTGATCCTAAGGAAACAGATCTTGAAAAGAAACAACTTTTGACAGAACGTGAATATCGTGAACAACTTTTGAAAAATGGTTTTGGTTCATTTGTTGCGAAAATGGGTGCAGAAGCTATCCAAGATTTGCTTAACGATGTTGATATTGATGCAGAAGTTGCTGAACTTAAAGAAGAATTGAAAAATGTTAGCGGACAACGTCGTGTGAAAATCATTCGTCGTTTGGATGTATTAACAGCTTTCAAAAAATCTGGTAACAAATTGGCATGGATGGTACTTAATGTGCTTCCAGTTATTCCACCAGATCTTCGTCCAATGGTTCAATTGGATGGTGGACGTTTTGCCACATCTGATTTGAATGACCTTTATCGTCGTGTAATCAACCGTAACAACCGTTTGAAACGTTTGATGGAGCTTAACGCCCCAAATATTATCGTCCAAAATGAAAAACGTATGTTGCAAGAAGCTGTGGATACATTGATTGACAATGGTCGTCGTGGTCGTCCAATCACAGGTGCTGGTAATCGTCCGCTTAAATCTCTCAGCCACATGCTGAAAGGTAAACAAGGACGTTTCCGTCAAAACTTGTTGGGTAAACGTGTCGACTACTCAGGTCGTTCCGTTATCGCGGTTGGTCCAACACTTAAAATGTACCAATGTGGTGTCCCACGTGAGATGGCTATCGAACTCTTCAAACCATTCGTAATGTCCGAATTGGTTAAACGTGAAATGGCTGCCAACATCCGTGCGGCTAAACGTAAAGTAGAGCGCCAAGATGCTGAAGTTTGGGATGTCCTTGAAGATGTTGTTAAAGAACACCCAGTTCTTCTTAACCGCGCACCTACGCTTCACCGCTTGGGTATTCAAGCTTTCGAGCCCGTTCTTATTGATGGACGCGCAATGCGTTTGCACCCATTGGCTTGTGAAGCCTACAATGCCGACTTTGACGGTGACCAAATGGCGATTCACGTACCATTGTCAGAAGAAGCGCAAGCCGAAGCACGTTTGCTTATGCTTGCTGCGGAACACATCCTTAACCCTAAAGATGGTAAACCAGTCGTTACTCCTTCTCAAGATATGGTCTTGGGTAACTACTACTTGACAATGGAAGCAAAAGGACGTGAAGGAGAAGGCATGATCTTCTCTAATCCTGAAGAAGTTGAAATTGCAATGCGTAATGGATATGTTCACTTGCATACACGTATCGGTATTGCAACACAATCAATGAATAAACCTTGGACTGAATTCCAAAAAGGTAAAATCTTGATTACGACTGTCGGTAAAGTAATGTTCAACTCAATCATGCCTGAAGGAAATGAAATTTATCCAGAAGGTATGCCTTACTTGAATGAAAATACCGATGAGAATATCACAACTCAAACGGATGACCGTTTCTTTATGGAACCTGGTGAAGATATCCATAAACGTTTAGCTGAGATTGATACAGTATTGCCATTCAAGAAAAAACACTTGGGTAATATTATCGCTGAAGTCTTCAAACGTTACCGTACAACAACAACTTCTGAATTCCTTGACTTGCTCAAGAACTTAGGTTACCACCAATCAACATTGGCTGGTTTAACAGTTGGTATTGCGGATATCCCAGTAGTTCCTGAAAAAGCAGAAATCATTGGTGCTGCACACAAACGTGTGGAACAAATCACTAAACAATTCCGTCGTGGTTTGATTACTGATGATGAACGCTACAATGCGGTTACTGATGTTTGGCGTGGTGCAAAAGACACACTTGAAAAACGCTTGATTGAAGAACAAGACTTGACTAACCCAATCGTTATGATGATGGACTCTGGTGCCCGTGGTAACATTTCCAACTTCTCACAATTGGCCGGTATGCGTGGTTTGATGGCTGCGCCTAATGGACGTATCATGGAATTGCCTATCATTTCTAACTTCCGTGAAGGTCTTTCTGTCTTGGAAATGTTCTTCTCAACTCACGGTGCGCGTAAAGGTATGACCGATACAGCCCTTAAGACTGCCGACTCTGGTTACCTTACACGTCGTTTGGTTGACGTCGCTCAAGACGTTATCATCCGTGAAGTGGATTGTGGTACAGACCGTGGACTCTTGATCTCTGATATTGCAACAGGTAAAGAAATGGTTGAACCGTTGGTTGAACGTCTTGAAGGACGTTACACACGCAAAACTGTTGTACATCCAGAAACTGGTGAAGTGATCATTGGGGATGACCAATTGATCACAGAAGATATCGCGAAGCAAATCGTTGCTGCGGGTATCAAAGAAGTTACAATCCGTTCAGTCTTTACATGTAAAACACCACACGGTGTATGTAAACACTGTTATGGTAAAAACTTGGCAACAGGTGAAGCCGTTGAAGTTGGTGAAGCTGTTGGTACAATCGCCGCTCAATCCATCGGTGAACCTGGTACACAGTTGACAATGCGTACATTCCACACGGGTGGTGTTGCGTCAAGCTCAGATATCACTCAAGGTTTGCCTCGTGTACAAGAAATCTTTGAAGCACGTAATCCTAAAGGGGAAGCAATCATTACCGAAGTTACGGGTACGGTTGAATCTATTGTGGAAGATGCTGCGACACGTACACGTGAAATCACAGTTAAAGGTAAGACAGATACACGTTCATACACAGTATCAATGGCCGATGTACTTATGGTTGAAGAAGGTGAATTTATCCACCGTGGTCACCAATTGATCCAAGGTTCAATCGAACCTAAGCACTTGCTTCAAGTACGTGATGCTTTATCTGTTGAAACTTACTTGCTCGGTGAAGTCCAAAAAACTTACCGTTCACAAGGGGTTGAAATCGGGGATAAACACATCGAGGTTATGGTTCGCCAAATGCTTCGTAAAGTCCGCGTAATGGATACAGGTGATGTCGATATCTTACCTGGTGGACTTATGGATATTTCTGACTTTGAAAAAATCAATGAAGAAGCTCTCCTTTCAGGTAAAACACCAGCGACAGCACGTCCTGTACTTATGGGTATTACCAAAGCATCATTGGAAACAAATTCATTCTTGTCTGCTGCATCCTTCCAAGAAACAACACGTGTCTTGACTGATGCTGCGATCCACGGTAAAGAAGACCACTTACTCGGTCTTAAGGAAAATGTCATTATCGGTAAGATTATTCCTGCCGGTACAGGTATGTTCCGTTACCGTAATCTTGAGCCATTGTCAGATTTGTCAAATGCTCCTGAAGTAACTGTTTCAGAAACTGAAATTGAAGAAGTTAAATAA
- the sufC gene encoding Fe-S cluster assembly ATPase SufC — MATLEIKNLHVSIEDKEILKGVNLTINTNEVHAIMGPNGTGKSTLSAAIMGNPSYTVTEGEVLFDGENVLELEVDERARLGLFLAMQYPSEIPGITNAEFMRAAINAKRAEDDKISVMDFIKKLDQNMELLNMKEEMAERYLNEGFSGGEKKRNEILQLLMLEPTFAILDEIDSGLDIDALKVVSKGVNAMRGDSFGALIITHYQRLLDYITPDVVHIMMEGRVVMTGGAELAKRLEKEGYAKISEELGIEYKEEA; from the coding sequence ATGGCAACTTTAGAAATTAAAAATCTTCATGTGAGTATTGAAGACAAAGAAATCCTTAAAGGTGTAAACCTTACTATTAATACCAATGAAGTACATGCAATCATGGGTCCAAACGGTACAGGGAAATCAACCTTGTCAGCAGCAATTATGGGAAATCCAAGTTACACAGTCACTGAAGGAGAAGTTCTATTTGATGGCGAAAATGTCCTTGAATTAGAAGTGGATGAACGGGCACGTCTGGGCTTATTCCTTGCGATGCAATACCCTTCTGAAATTCCAGGAATTACAAATGCTGAATTTATGCGTGCAGCCATCAATGCTAAACGTGCAGAAGATGACAAAATTTCTGTTATGGATTTCATTAAAAAATTGGATCAAAATATGGAATTACTCAATATGAAAGAAGAGATGGCAGAGCGTTACCTCAATGAAGGCTTCTCTGGTGGGGAGAAAAAACGTAATGAAATTCTCCAACTTTTGATGTTAGAACCAACGTTTGCTATTTTGGATGAAATTGACTCTGGGCTTGATATCGATGCGCTTAAAGTAGTCTCAAAAGGCGTGAATGCTATGCGTGGCGACAGTTTTGGTGCCCTTATCATTACCCACTATCAACGTTTGCTCGACTATATTACTCCAGATGTCGTTCACATCATGATGGAAGGCCGCGTTGTTATGACGGGCGGAGCCGAACTTGCGAAACGTCTTGAAAAAGAAGGCTATGCTAAAATCTCTGAAGAACTAGGGATTGAATATAAGGAAGAAGCATAA